A single region of the Deltaproteobacteria bacterium genome encodes:
- a CDS encoding (Fe-S)-binding protein: MNSSVPFSPILASLILFTGISAFIFTMYDRLALLARMKPAARFDQVNKRIGAVIEFGLGQKRLLDPEERWSGLLHALVFAAFVLTVPVNEITLLMRGFSPDFQLPGISLETMPGQIAFFIKDIISAVGILAALGFAYKRAVTKPDRLTTTWEAYFILGLIVGVLGSDLVYAGSRLALAREVGGWFSPASSVTSAMFTGLGFSPGSTATVGALAYWTHVICLMVFLNFLPYGKHFHIITGLPNVFFKRLTPSGQLKKLDLEAEQFGAKTPMDLSWKEGLDLYSCTECGRCQTHCPTYITGKPLSHKEVNRSLKHHLWHETEAIFDREQPIAPEQPELKPIWEVLSNETAWACTTCGWCETACPVFIENIPRLIDVRRYQVMVEGTMPDEAARVFKNMETQSNPWGIGSNKRAEWAEGLDIPVATAEGDWEVLFFVGCAGAFDDRQKKVTKAIAGILKTAGIKFAILGSDEGCTGDPARRLGNEYLFQTLAQTNVDTMKAAFGDKPRTVLAQCPHCFNAIANEYPQFGGMFTVTNHTDFIAKLITEGRIKPSVTVNDQVTYHDSCYLGRHNGIYESPRQALTAVPGVNLVEMARNKRQGFCCGAGGGRMWLEEKLGTRVNQNRVDEAATTNAKTIAVACPFCHTMMRDGINETGREEKLRVRDVAEIVADSLVQLKVEKKEEPAQSA, from the coding sequence ATGAACTCCTCGGTGCCCTTCAGCCCGATCCTGGCGTCGTTGATCCTCTTCACGGGGATCTCGGCGTTCATCTTCACCATGTACGACCGGCTGGCACTGCTCGCGCGCATGAAGCCGGCCGCGCGGTTCGACCAGGTGAACAAGCGCATCGGGGCGGTGATCGAGTTCGGCCTCGGGCAGAAGCGCCTGCTGGATCCGGAAGAGCGCTGGAGCGGGCTGTTGCACGCGCTGGTGTTCGCGGCGTTCGTGCTCACGGTGCCGGTGAACGAGATCACCCTGCTGATGCGCGGCTTCTCGCCCGACTTCCAGCTCCCCGGCATCTCGCTGGAGACGATGCCCGGGCAGATCGCCTTCTTCATCAAGGACATCATCAGCGCGGTGGGCATCCTCGCGGCGCTGGGCTTCGCCTACAAGCGCGCGGTCACCAAGCCGGATCGCCTCACCACGACCTGGGAGGCGTACTTCATCCTCGGGCTCATCGTGGGCGTGCTCGGCTCGGACCTCGTCTACGCCGGCAGCCGGCTCGCGCTCGCGCGCGAGGTGGGCGGCTGGTTCTCGCCGGCGTCGAGCGTGACCAGCGCGATGTTCACCGGCCTGGGCTTCTCTCCGGGCTCCACGGCGACGGTGGGCGCGCTCGCGTACTGGACGCACGTCATCTGCCTGATGGTGTTCCTCAACTTCCTGCCCTACGGGAAGCACTTCCACATCATCACCGGCCTGCCGAACGTCTTCTTCAAGCGGCTCACGCCCAGCGGCCAGCTGAAGAAGCTCGACCTCGAGGCCGAGCAGTTCGGCGCCAAGACGCCGATGGATCTCTCGTGGAAGGAAGGCCTCGACCTCTACTCCTGCACCGAGTGCGGCCGCTGCCAGACCCACTGCCCCACCTACATCACGGGCAAGCCGCTCTCGCACAAAGAGGTGAACCGCAGCCTGAAGCACCACCTCTGGCACGAGACCGAGGCCATCTTCGATCGCGAGCAGCCCATCGCGCCGGAGCAGCCGGAGCTCAAGCCGATCTGGGAAGTTCTGTCGAACGAGACGGCGTGGGCGTGCACCACCTGCGGCTGGTGCGAGACCGCGTGCCCGGTGTTCATCGAGAACATCCCGCGGCTCATCGACGTGCGGCGCTACCAGGTGATGGTGGAAGGCACCATGCCGGACGAGGCGGCGCGCGTCTTCAAGAACATGGAGACGCAGTCGAACCCCTGGGGCATCGGCTCCAACAAGCGCGCCGAGTGGGCCGAGGGCCTGGACATCCCCGTGGCCACCGCCGAGGGCGACTGGGAAGTGCTCTTCTTCGTGGGCTGCGCGGGCGCGTTCGACGACCGCCAGAAGAAGGTCACCAAGGCCATCGCCGGCATCTTGAAGACCGCGGGCATCAAGTTCGCGATCCTCGGCAGCGACGAGGGCTGCACCGGCGACCCCGCGCGCCGCCTGGGCAACGAGTACCTCTTCCAGACGCTCGCGCAGACCAACGTCGACACCATGAAGGCCGCGTTCGGCGACAAGCCGCGCACGGTGCTCGCGCAGTGTCCGCACTGCTTCAACGCCATCGCGAACGAGTACCCGCAGTTCGGCGGCATGTTCACGGTGACGAACCACACCGACTTCATCGCCAAGCTGATCACCGAGGGGCGCATCAAGCCCAGCGTGACCGTGAACGATCAGGTCACCTACCACGACAGCTGCTACCTGGGCCGTCACAACGGCATCTACGAGAGCCCGCGCCAGGCGCTGACGGCCGTCCCGGGCGTGAACCTGGTGGAGATGGCGCGCAACAAGCGGCAGGGCTTCTGCTGCGGCGCGGGCGGCGGGCGCATGTGGCTGGAAGAGAAGCTCGGCACGCGCGTGAACCAGAACCGCGTCGACGAGGCCGCGACCACCAACGCCAAGACCATCGCCGTGGCCTGCCCGTTCTGTCACACCATGATGCGCGACGGCATCAACGAGACCGGCCGCGAGGAGAAGCTGCGCGTGCGCGACGTGGCGGAGATCGTGGCCGACTCGCTCGTGCAGTTGAAGGTCGAGAAGAAGGAAGAGCCGGCGCAGTCGGCGTAG
- a CDS encoding ABC transporter permease, whose protein sequence is MSVARLAGLASENLRRDRAGAALSTLGVAVGVGALCFFVALGLGISDVVRTKVFPVDAKSLEVVPAQLSLGGLLGGGKLDDDALNRLRALDGAAAAWPKMALRVPAISRYDGSFFGSKLDMALEIVMVGVDPHLMADVVPPEKFVDPVEQSAPIPAIASTRLLEIYNKSFAPSRHLPHLTPSLLTGFQFPVEVGVSFVTNVNAGVRMPVKSEVVGFSDRAMLAGITVPLDVVKRLNARYNQDAATYTAVTLQAKTPDDVPRLAQAVRAMGFGIDDEDRQRAEQAGAAVALATGALSLLAVLICALAAVNIGQTLFAALRARAREIGVMRAVGATRSQIAAMVLLEAAQVGVFGGAIGTAGARALAYLVDLAALRTLPQFPFEPDTFFEFPPWLLASGVGLGLLAAVLGALLPARAAASLDPARVLAG, encoded by the coding sequence GTGAGCGTCGCGCGGCTCGCGGGATTGGCCAGCGAGAACCTGCGCCGCGATCGCGCGGGCGCTGCCCTGTCGACGCTTGGGGTCGCGGTCGGCGTGGGCGCGCTCTGCTTCTTCGTGGCGCTGGGACTGGGCATCTCCGACGTGGTGCGCACCAAGGTCTTTCCCGTCGACGCGAAGTCGCTGGAGGTCGTGCCCGCGCAGCTCTCGCTCGGGGGGCTGCTCGGCGGCGGCAAGCTCGACGACGACGCGCTCAATCGACTGCGCGCCCTCGACGGCGCCGCCGCGGCCTGGCCCAAGATGGCCCTGCGCGTGCCCGCGATCTCGCGCTACGACGGCAGCTTCTTCGGCTCCAAGCTCGACATGGCGCTGGAGATCGTGATGGTCGGCGTGGATCCGCACCTCATGGCCGACGTGGTGCCGCCGGAGAAGTTCGTGGATCCCGTGGAACAGAGCGCGCCCATTCCGGCGATCGCCAGCACGCGGCTACTCGAGATCTACAACAAGAGCTTCGCGCCCTCGCGACACCTGCCGCACCTCACGCCGAGCCTGCTCACCGGCTTTCAGTTTCCCGTCGAGGTGGGCGTGTCGTTCGTGACCAACGTGAACGCCGGCGTGCGCATGCCCGTGAAGTCCGAGGTGGTGGGCTTCTCGGATCGCGCCATGCTCGCGGGCATCACCGTGCCGCTCGATGTCGTGAAGCGCCTCAACGCCCGCTACAACCAGGACGCCGCCACGTACACCGCCGTCACCCTGCAGGCCAAGACGCCGGACGATGTCCCGCGGCTGGCGCAGGCCGTGCGTGCCATGGGCTTCGGCATCGACGACGAGGATCGGCAGCGCGCCGAGCAAGCCGGTGCCGCGGTCGCGCTGGCCACGGGTGCGCTCTCGCTGCTCGCGGTGCTGATTTGCGCGCTCGCCGCGGTGAACATCGGCCAGACGCTCTTCGCCGCCTTGCGCGCTCGCGCCCGCGAGATCGGGGTGATGCGCGCGGTGGGTGCCACGCGAAGCCAGATCGCCGCGATGGTGCTGCTCGAGGCGGCACAAGTCGGAGTCTTCGGCGGCGCCATCGGAACCGCGGGCGCACGCGCGCTCGCTTACCTGGTCGACCTGGCCGCGCTGCGCACCCTGCCCCAATTCCCCTTCGAGCCGGACACGTTCTTCGAGTTTCCTCCTTGGCTGCTCGCCTCGGGCGTGGGACTGGGGCTGCTCGCGGCGGTGCTTGGGGCCTTGCTCCCGGCGCGCGCCGCGGCGAGTCTCGACCCTGCCCGCGTCCTCGCCGGCTGA
- a CDS encoding YdcF family protein, translating into MASDAADARIRTGARRRTLLSFATFGWRGIAAEVQRAGEGRIVSIDAAPAHEVALVLGARVRNGRATAVLEDRVLTAIELVKQDKAKRLLLSGLDDELAAMREILGAHAIAPESLIWDPQGLHTFESIHNAHTLGHHELLIVSQAFHLPRSLFLADRLGLKAVGVSADRRPYANARKFAQRETFSSVLAYWMTR; encoded by the coding sequence ATGGCCTCCGACGCCGCTGACGCGCGCATCCGCACCGGCGCCCGCCGCCGCACGCTGCTCTCCTTCGCGACGTTCGGTTGGCGCGGCATCGCCGCCGAGGTTCAGCGCGCGGGCGAGGGCCGGATCGTCTCCATCGACGCGGCGCCGGCGCACGAGGTGGCGCTCGTGTTGGGCGCGCGGGTGCGCAATGGTCGCGCCACCGCCGTGCTCGAGGATCGCGTGCTCACCGCGATCGAGCTGGTGAAGCAGGACAAGGCCAAGCGGCTGTTGCTCTCGGGGCTCGACGACGAGCTCGCGGCCATGCGCGAGATCCTGGGCGCGCACGCCATCGCGCCCGAGTCGCTCATCTGGGATCCGCAAGGGCTGCACACCTTCGAGAGCATCCACAACGCGCACACGCTGGGGCATCACGAGCTGCTCATCGTGAGCCAGGCGTTCCACCTGCCGCGATCGCTCTTTCTCGCGGATCGCCTGGGGCTGAAGGCGGTGGGTGTGTCGGCGGATCGGCGGCCGTACGCAAACGCCAGGAAGTTCGCCCAGCGCGAGACGTTCTCGAGCGTGCTCGCGTACTGGATGACACGTTAA
- a CDS encoding peptidoglycan DD-metalloendopeptidase family protein — protein MTARTTSRFALLVVALVALTAADAGSGSDEADDDAPAAAPEAPDAGPPDAGVALPARDPAEAKKLLGEEKAKLNAIVDKQESLLDALDGARSSAREAESAARDAEAAEKKARVALVQATADADAAEAALEARITALRPRLAARYRLTHGGTAALLLNSASISDLLWRRRTLTRVLGADLELLRAAKSERARLLAAQQAKASAEQELAQRREAMLAKALDARHKRDELDALVKALAAQREAKEKLVQELAEAASHLDSLAAAPAVFTPKLAFEKLKGRLPMPAAGHVEVGFGRVVDPQFGTVLVQKGVDLRAEQGTVVQAVAAGRVVHAAALRGYGNLVILDQGQGFFTLYAHLMTIEHAVGDVLNPGDRVGAVGDTGSLKGAYLYFEIRHHGTPLNPADWLRK, from the coding sequence GTGACCGCGCGCACCACCTCGCGATTCGCTCTGCTCGTGGTGGCGCTCGTGGCGCTCACCGCGGCCGATGCCGGATCCGGATCCGACGAAGCCGACGACGACGCGCCGGCAGCAGCACCCGAAGCTCCGGATGCGGGTCCGCCGGACGCGGGCGTGGCCTTGCCCGCGCGCGATCCCGCCGAGGCCAAGAAGCTGCTGGGCGAGGAGAAGGCCAAGCTCAACGCCATCGTCGACAAGCAGGAGAGCCTGCTCGATGCACTCGATGGCGCGCGGTCCTCTGCGCGCGAAGCGGAGTCTGCCGCGCGCGACGCCGAGGCCGCGGAGAAGAAGGCGCGGGTCGCGTTGGTCCAGGCCACCGCCGACGCCGATGCTGCAGAAGCCGCGCTCGAGGCCCGCATCACCGCGCTGCGTCCGCGGCTGGCTGCACGCTACCGGCTCACCCACGGCGGCACCGCGGCGCTGCTGCTCAACTCGGCGTCGATCTCGGATCTGCTCTGGCGGCGGCGCACGCTCACCCGGGTGCTCGGCGCGGATCTCGAGCTGCTCCGCGCGGCCAAGAGCGAGCGCGCGCGGTTGCTCGCGGCGCAGCAGGCCAAGGCGAGCGCGGAGCAGGAGCTGGCGCAGCGTCGCGAGGCCATGCTGGCCAAGGCCCTCGACGCCCGTCACAAGCGCGACGAGCTCGACGCCCTCGTGAAGGCCCTCGCCGCTCAGCGCGAGGCCAAGGAGAAGCTGGTGCAGGAATTGGCCGAAGCCGCGAGCCACCTCGATTCGCTCGCTGCCGCGCCCGCGGTCTTCACGCCCAAGCTCGCGTTCGAGAAGCTCAAGGGCCGCTTGCCGATGCCGGCGGCGGGGCACGTCGAGGTCGGCTTCGGGCGCGTGGTGGATCCGCAGTTCGGCACGGTGCTGGTGCAGAAGGGCGTGGACCTGCGCGCGGAGCAAGGCACGGTGGTGCAGGCCGTGGCCGCGGGGCGCGTGGTGCACGCGGCGGCGCTGCGCGGCTACGGCAACCTGGTCATCCTCGACCAGGGCCAGGGCTTCTTCACGCTCTACGCACATCTCATGACGATCGAACACGCGGTCGGCGACGTGCTCAACCCGGGCGATCGCGTGGGCGCCGTGGGCGACACCGGCTCGCTCAAGGGCGCGTACCTCTACTTCGAGATCCGCCACCACGGGACGCCGCTCAATCCCGCCGACTGGCTCAGGAAGTAG
- a CDS encoding PD40 domain-containing protein — MRAWPLGLLLLSACGPTDTGGGGGGPSGFARGIAYVSGGDIWVADSSDFQGTAQMLTNTGVDGAPALTRDGHTVAFVRADPSGSAGISSVSSAGGSATVLVPPAMHTFGGLAWSPDGSTLDFAQDGAIWMVLSDGSGLMQMGPAGQFSSPSVANDGSLWAFDATAGAFSKIVGGQPTPGFTTPTAVRGAISPSGSALAYEDGSAHEVFVIDAPGSTPRQLTQIPGGNQGSPCWSTDGSTIFFTSDIGGETKIYSAPASAVQSSGTLVQVGSMPSFGG, encoded by the coding sequence ATGCGTGCGTGGCCGCTCGGGTTGCTGCTCTTGTCGGCGTGTGGACCGACCGACACCGGCGGCGGCGGCGGTGGTCCGTCGGGTTTTGCGCGCGGCATCGCCTACGTCTCGGGCGGCGACATCTGGGTGGCCGATTCGAGCGACTTCCAGGGCACGGCGCAGATGCTCACCAACACCGGCGTCGACGGCGCGCCCGCGCTCACCCGCGATGGCCACACGGTGGCGTTCGTGCGCGCGGATCCAAGCGGATCCGCAGGGATCTCGAGCGTGTCCTCGGCGGGCGGCAGCGCGACGGTCCTCGTCCCGCCCGCGATGCACACCTTCGGCGGCCTCGCGTGGTCCCCGGATGGCAGCACGCTCGACTTCGCCCAGGACGGCGCGATCTGGATGGTGCTCTCCGACGGCTCGGGCTTGATGCAGATGGGGCCCGCGGGTCAGTTCAGCTCGCCGAGCGTGGCCAACGACGGCTCGCTCTGGGCGTTCGACGCCACGGCGGGAGCGTTCTCGAAGATCGTGGGCGGCCAGCCGACGCCGGGCTTCACCACGCCCACCGCCGTGCGCGGCGCGATCTCCCCGAGCGGCAGCGCGCTGGCCTATGAGGATGGAAGCGCGCACGAGGTCTTCGTCATCGACGCGCCGGGCTCGACGCCGCGGCAGCTCACGCAGATCCCGGGCGGCAACCAGGGCTCGCCATGCTGGTCGACCGACGGCTCGACCATCTTCTTCACCAGCGACATCGGCGGCGAGACGAAGATCTACAGCGCGCCCGCGAGCGCGGTGCAGAGCTCGGGCACGCTGGTGCAGGTCGGGAGCATGCCCAGTTTCGGCGGCTGA
- a CDS encoding peptidase M54 has translation MLGNIQLVTVGNVPRAILREMAQPIMNTLRVQSLSGPPLTHPQYALNPPRQQFHATAILRRLGSQLQPSQLGIVGVCDVDLFTPDSEYVYVEADRESKCALVSIARLKTGVPPEILVRRAQAESVDAVGQLLGLSHCDDPHCAMFPSRSPQDSDRKGTQLCNDCRHELQRLMKTG, from the coding sequence ATGTTGGGGAACATCCAGCTGGTGACCGTGGGAAACGTGCCGCGCGCAATTCTGCGCGAGATGGCGCAGCCCATCATGAATACGCTGCGTGTGCAGAGCCTCTCGGGGCCGCCGCTCACGCACCCGCAGTACGCGCTCAACCCGCCGCGGCAGCAGTTCCACGCCACGGCCATTCTGCGGAGGCTCGGCTCGCAGCTGCAGCCGTCGCAGCTGGGCATCGTGGGCGTGTGCGATGTGGACCTGTTCACGCCCGACTCCGAGTACGTTTACGTGGAGGCCGATCGCGAGAGCAAGTGCGCGCTCGTCTCCATCGCGCGGCTGAAGACCGGCGTGCCGCCCGAGATCCTGGTGCGCCGCGCGCAGGCCGAGAGCGTCGACGCCGTGGGCCAGCTGCTGGGCCTGTCGCACTGTGATGATCCGCACTGCGCCATGTTCCCCTCGCGCTCGCCGCAGGACTCCGACCGCAAGGGCACGCAGCTCTGCAACGACTGCCGGCACGAGCTGCAGCGGCTGATGAAGACCGGCTGA
- a CDS encoding DUF697 domain-containing protein, with protein sequence MTSYMDTLKKVLEGGYDNADDATKTAAVRDLIQVCSIASGAVAIQPIPFLDVALISPIQIGLVQGIGRIHGQKLDKKSVLEILSTFGASLVAQNVILAAAKFVPFFGWVVGPAMAYALTYAVGEVSDFYFRSGRGVAAEDLRSMFQKVYKEKRAEKEAANKDNATLKDKLAQLNDAFKSGLLTDEEFNRKKEELLRSF encoded by the coding sequence ATGACCAGCTACATGGACACGCTGAAGAAGGTGCTCGAGGGCGGCTACGACAACGCCGACGACGCCACCAAGACCGCCGCCGTGCGCGACCTCATCCAGGTGTGCAGCATCGCCTCGGGCGCGGTGGCGATTCAGCCCATCCCTTTCCTCGACGTGGCGCTCATCTCGCCCATCCAGATTGGCCTGGTGCAGGGCATCGGCCGGATCCACGGGCAGAAGCTCGACAAGAAGAGCGTGCTGGAGATCCTCTCCACCTTTGGCGCGAGCCTGGTGGCCCAGAACGTGATCCTCGCTGCGGCGAAGTTCGTGCCCTTCTTCGGCTGGGTGGTGGGGCCCGCGATGGCGTACGCGCTGACGTACGCCGTCGGCGAGGTGAGCGACTTCTACTTCCGCAGCGGGCGCGGGGTGGCAGCCGAGGATCTGCGCTCGATGTTCCAGAAGGTCTACAAAGAGAAGCGCGCGGAGAAGGAAGCGGCCAACAAGGACAACGCGACGCTCAAAGACAAGCTCGCGCAGCTCAACGACGCCTTCAAGAGCGGGCTCCTCACCGATGAGGAGTTCAACCGCAAGAAGGAAGAGCTGCTGAGGAGCTTCTGA
- a CDS encoding protein kinase translates to MEQLGPYDLVERLGQGGMAEVFLARRQVEGVEKRLVIKRILPDFAEMSDFVQMFINEARIAATLEHPNITQLLDFGQVDGRYILAIEYVQGTDFAALIRNATAAGEFLPEEVVLKIAAFTCEALAYAHALTDENGEALGFIHRDISPDNILLGANGAVKVSDFGIAKLRTLPKVTKTGTLKGKPAYAAPEYLRGKGITPQCDLFSLGVVIFEGLTGRKPFEGADLLEVMRKVVKDPTPDIADYRANVPEAVVRVVERAMQKEPADRYADAGEMLADIEAALHELGRPATGRVIAAQVARWAPGKKGTGNTPVGVEAGNAPTAIKSDPKAPAPGTDATYIAQKSLAPMPAANATVGGRGRTAVQPKVPVGRASTVAANSAPPPTRTAANDARPPSRKSASKWASVEGEDAPETLPEKELDPVLAAQKRAFELADEELDDDEERRRRPGMEGTKPKVPMAALVGVMVVCGLGVVGFMAFAPKQHRILQHAEVSKTPDKQLVVNVVNPNLGADVFINGGMIGHTPLTVDNTYPFGQHVAVDIRALGFPPLETEFIGGIGQKIDVTFAQPPPDDE, encoded by the coding sequence ATGGAGCAGCTCGGCCCGTACGACCTCGTGGAGCGCCTCGGCCAGGGCGGCATGGCGGAGGTCTTCCTCGCCCGCCGCCAGGTGGAGGGCGTGGAGAAGCGGCTGGTCATCAAGCGCATCCTCCCGGACTTCGCGGAGATGAGCGACTTCGTGCAGATGTTCATCAACGAGGCGCGCATCGCGGCCACGCTGGAGCACCCCAACATCACCCAGCTCCTCGACTTCGGTCAGGTCGACGGCCGCTACATCCTCGCCATCGAGTACGTGCAGGGCACCGACTTCGCCGCGCTGATCCGCAACGCCACGGCCGCGGGCGAGTTCTTGCCCGAAGAGGTGGTGCTCAAGATCGCCGCGTTCACCTGCGAGGCGCTCGCGTACGCGCACGCGCTCACCGATGAGAACGGCGAGGCGCTCGGCTTCATCCACCGCGACATCTCGCCCGACAACATCCTCCTGGGCGCGAACGGTGCGGTGAAGGTCAGCGACTTCGGCATCGCCAAGCTGCGCACGCTTCCGAAAGTCACCAAGACCGGCACCCTCAAGGGCAAGCCCGCCTACGCCGCACCCGAGTACCTGCGCGGCAAGGGCATCACCCCGCAGTGCGATCTCTTCTCGCTGGGCGTGGTGATCTTCGAGGGACTCACCGGCCGCAAGCCGTTCGAGGGCGCGGATCTCCTCGAGGTGATGCGCAAGGTGGTGAAAGACCCCACGCCCGACATCGCCGACTACCGCGCCAACGTGCCCGAGGCCGTGGTGCGCGTGGTCGAGCGCGCGATGCAGAAGGAGCCCGCGGACCGCTACGCCGATGCAGGCGAGATGCTCGCCGACATCGAGGCCGCGCTGCACGAGCTGGGTCGACCGGCCACCGGGCGCGTGATCGCCGCACAGGTGGCGCGCTGGGCTCCGGGAAAGAAGGGGACGGGCAACACGCCGGTGGGCGTCGAAGCTGGCAACGCGCCGACCGCGATCAAGTCGGATCCCAAGGCGCCCGCACCCGGCACCGACGCGACCTACATCGCCCAGAAGAGCCTCGCGCCCATGCCCGCGGCAAACGCGACCGTCGGCGGACGGGGACGCACGGCCGTCCAGCCCAAGGTTCCGGTGGGACGCGCCAGCACCGTCGCGGCAAATTCGGCCCCGCCGCCCACACGAACGGCCGCCAACGACGCCCGTCCGCCCTCGCGAAAGTCGGCGTCGAAGTGGGCCTCGGTGGAAGGCGAAGACGCCCCCGAGACCTTGCCCGAGAAGGAGCTGGATCCGGTGCTCGCCGCGCAGAAGCGCGCCTTCGAGCTCGCCGACGAGGAGCTCGACGACGACGAGGAGCGCCGCCGCCGGCCGGGCATGGAGGGCACCAAGCCCAAGGTGCCCATGGCCGCGCTGGTGGGCGTGATGGTGGTCTGCGGCCTCGGCGTGGTGGGCTTCATGGCCTTCGCGCCCAAGCAGCATCGGATCCTGCAGCACGCCGAGGTGTCGAAGACGCCGGACAAGCAGCTGGTGGTGAACGTGGTGAACCCCAACCTGGGCGCCGACGTCTTCATCAACGGCGGCATGATCGGCCACACGCCGCTCACCGTGGACAACACCTACCCCTTCGGCCAGCACGTCGCCGTCGACATCCGCGCCCTGGGCTTCCCGCCGCTGGAGACCGAGTTCATTGGCGGCATCGGCCAGAAGATCGACGTCACCTTCGCCCAGCCGCCGCCCGACGACGAGTGA
- a CDS encoding ABC transporter ATP-binding protein, protein MIRIRGLKKSYPDGQGAALAVLSDVELDVEKGAFVALMGPSGSGKSSLLHVLGGLDADFTGDVEVLGEKLGALPDRARARLRNAKLGFVFQSYHLIPTLPAWRNVALPAAFAPEPEPDAEARAKAALARVGLGEKAHRKPTELSGGERQRVAIARALFHRPPLLLCDEPTGNLDATSGAEVLALFKELNQKDSVTFVIATHEQRVADAASRVIRIENGRLVNAARGAA, encoded by the coding sequence GTGATCCGGATCCGCGGGCTCAAGAAGAGCTATCCCGACGGCCAGGGCGCTGCGCTCGCGGTGCTGAGCGACGTGGAGCTCGACGTGGAGAAGGGCGCGTTCGTGGCCCTCATGGGCCCGAGCGGCTCCGGCAAGAGCTCGCTGCTCCACGTGCTCGGCGGCCTGGACGCGGACTTCACGGGCGACGTGGAAGTGCTCGGCGAGAAGCTGGGCGCGCTGCCGGATCGCGCGCGCGCGCGGCTGCGCAACGCCAAGCTGGGCTTCGTCTTCCAGAGCTACCACCTGATCCCCACGCTGCCCGCGTGGCGCAACGTCGCGCTGCCCGCAGCGTTCGCGCCCGAGCCCGAGCCCGACGCCGAGGCGCGCGCCAAGGCTGCGCTCGCGCGCGTGGGCCTGGGCGAGAAGGCGCATCGCAAGCCCACCGAGCTCTCCGGCGGCGAGCGGCAGCGCGTGGCCATCGCCCGCGCGCTGTTTCACCGGCCGCCGCTGCTCTTGTGCGACGAGCCCACCGGAAATCTCGACGCCACCTCGGGTGCGGAGGTGCTCGCGCTCTTCAAGGAGCTGAACCAGAAGGACAGCGTCACCTTCGTCATCGCCACGCACGAGCAGCGCGTGGCCGATGCGGCGTCGCGCGTGATCCGCATCGAGAACGGCCGATTGGTGAACGCCGCGCGAGGTGCAGCGTGA